One Henriciella litoralis genomic window carries:
- a CDS encoding DUF423 domain-containing protein has protein sequence MLTVIASVLGFLGVALGAFGAHGMSGRFTPESRGWWETATLYLLVHAVAVFAASLSGRTGLFSTGGWIMAIGALIFSGTLYAMALGAPRWFGAITPIGGVGLLIGWALFAVVAMKGD, from the coding sequence ATGTTGACTGTCATCGCATCTGTTCTGGGCTTTCTCGGTGTCGCGCTGGGCGCATTTGGCGCGCATGGCATGTCGGGCCGTTTCACGCCTGAAAGCCGCGGCTGGTGGGAAACCGCAACGCTGTATCTGCTCGTCCATGCTGTGGCCGTCTTCGCCGCCAGCCTTTCAGGGCGAACAGGCCTCTTCTCGACGGGTGGATGGATCATGGCGATCGGCGCGCTCATCTTTTCCGGCACGCTCTACGCGATGGCACTCGGCGCGCCACGCTGGTTTGGCGCGATTACGCCGATTGGCGGCGTTGGTCTGCTGATCGGCTGGGCCCTATTTGCCGTGGTCGCCATGAAGGGGGATTAA